A section of the Ignavibacteriales bacterium genome encodes:
- a CDS encoding T9SS type A sorting domain-containing protein, whose translation MKRFFLLTLFLLLIPILSNAQDDNGSNNQGLPTEGSYFTPQTSESLYPVEWDDQLKQAIESGNTSEEMRLRNLINSKTSHLKTIPDLNDADQLISYGVPYNTPDWLSSDILIYSGDIGQTNTGGRRIAMVMGEDGNLYVAYIVRPVTGTNGRINIAYSQNGGLTWQAVGSVTSTTAYFGQLAMTVNVRGTSPDSARVHVFYSRSTDGTNFNDATINWVSYRSNGTAAMGGVTAIAPSSGRRMWYPTAYSDGWYWTTSTWIGVVAGEYSNSGDTCISLRKARTDDWGATYTVTSLTDSYPSWGDYVPSAAFKRNSSTSTDSVYIAVERRFPASPSITRILATPWSNTATLHRYSVPTTGGPYTNPCITIVQSASAFNNSRIIFVSALLNNQAIYHRSENGGSTWTTNSSLGLSGEIVPDFTFISSDTSQSGPGNIIACYQMGNGDTIVIRRGTTGGSLGTREYKLNEFRSSNFNSPVVAVYNDGGTRYSAFSYTGIVSNYTSNVYFDQENLTTGITNNNGIVNGYQLSQNYPNPFNPSTSINFSIPKSGNVRLVVYDLLGKEVATLVNENLTIGNYTVDFKGTSLASGVYFYKLITNDFTDIKKMTLVK comes from the coding sequence ATGAAAAGATTCTTTTTACTTACTTTGTTTCTATTGCTCATTCCGATCTTGTCCAATGCGCAAGACGATAATGGAAGCAATAACCAGGGACTACCTACTGAGGGCAGTTATTTCACCCCTCAAACCTCCGAATCACTGTATCCGGTTGAATGGGACGATCAGCTTAAACAAGCTATCGAGTCCGGAAATACTTCCGAGGAAATGCGTTTAAGAAACCTCATTAATTCCAAAACCAGTCATTTAAAAACAATTCCTGATCTAAATGATGCCGACCAGCTTATTTCATACGGAGTTCCATACAATACTCCTGACTGGTTGAGTTCTGATATTCTTATTTATTCAGGAGACATCGGACAGACAAATACCGGTGGAAGAAGAATTGCAATGGTAATGGGTGAAGATGGCAACCTTTATGTTGCATACATTGTAAGACCTGTTACGGGAACTAACGGAAGGATTAACATTGCTTACTCTCAAAACGGCGGCTTGACATGGCAGGCTGTAGGTTCTGTCACAAGCACGACAGCGTATTTTGGACAATTAGCGATGACAGTTAACGTGAGAGGTACTTCTCCCGATTCAGCCAGGGTTCATGTGTTTTATTCACGTTCAACAGATGGAACCAACTTTAATGACGCAACAATTAACTGGGTTTCCTACAGGTCTAACGGTACTGCCGCAATGGGCGGTGTTACAGCAATTGCACCGTCATCAGGCCGTAGAATGTGGTATCCTACTGCATATAGTGACGGCTGGTACTGGACTACCAGTACCTGGATTGGGGTAGTAGCAGGAGAGTATAGTAATTCCGGCGATACCTGTATCAGTCTCAGAAAAGCCAGAACAGACGACTGGGGAGCAACATACACAGTTACCTCACTAACTGATAGTTATCCTTCATGGGGTGACTATGTTCCTTCTGCGGCTTTCAAAAGAAATTCATCCACTTCGACAGATAGTGTATATATTGCTGTCGAAAGAAGGTTTCCGGCTTCACCGAGTATAACAAGAATTCTTGCAACTCCGTGGAGCAATACTGCTACACTTCATAGATATTCAGTCCCAACAACTGGAGGACCATATACAAATCCATGTATCACAATAGTTCAATCCGCGTCAGCCTTTAATAATAGCAGGATCATATTCGTTTCCGCGCTTCTAAATAACCAGGCAATTTATCACAGGAGTGAAAACGGCGGATCGACGTGGACAACAAATTCATCTCTTGGATTATCAGGTGAGATCGTTCCGGACTTCACATTTATTTCTTCAGATACAAGCCAGTCGGGACCGGGCAACATAATCGCTTGCTATCAGATGGGCAATGGCGATACAATTGTGATCAGAAGAGGAACAACAGGTGGTAGTCTTGGAACAAGAGAATACAAGCTAAATGAGTTCAGATCTTCTAACTTTAATTCACCTGTAGTAGCTGTCTATAATGACGGTGGAACAAGGTATTCCGCATTTTCTTATACGGGAATAGTCTCAAATTACACAAGCAATGTATACTTTGATCAGGAAAATCTTACAACAGGTATAACTAATAACAATGGGATCGTAAACGGATATCAACTTAGCCAGAACTATCCGAATCCGTTCAACCCCTCTACTTCGATAAATTTCAGTATTCCCAAAAGTGGAAATGTTAGACTAGTCGTGTACGATTTGCTTGGAAAAGAAGTAGCTACACTTGTGAACGAGAATCTGACTATTGGAAACTATACAGTTGATTTTAAAGGAACATCGCTTGCATCAGGTGTATATTTCTACAAACTGATAACGAATGACTTTACAGATATTAAGAAAATGACTTTGGTAAAATAG
- a CDS encoding T9SS type A sorting domain-containing protein — protein sequence MKTFPFVILLLFSFFLSQNAFPQSDMNQNSIILSDMKKNAHSEELARENSVKVERNIPQSLLDQIETAKQNDDYDEVQRLEGIVNDQYRDGIKVVNSGDYVNEDQPVYSDGSNPPFNGDWLGTDVTLRTFTGQNNSPRTMDMVMAEDGNLYVAFCTDESPNRFIRFYRSSNSGGSWTLVGGLQTTGYISSISMVCDRRSASDNDSLRIICYYTRASATTNDGAVLAFVSLKPNASSPDYIIQTISTPASGNEFNYCSAFSDGQYFSTATYQGVVAGEYNNANDDLISFHYLRTTNWGTSHTEVSFLGGNDDFYPFAQFVGTTSDSVFIAVERRFTGFNEIRLIKTPFVPTAATNTDFLTSGGSGVFYEKPVLNVQQTAQTITHRMMITVIKDDVAKYLNSANGGSSWGLDFTLDQTNSVSCSYTWCASDTNQTTGYFCAIWRKGSGDSINVRRGQSGSLGSTDYDVMSNTATGTAFPVCAVYHNSDYSVKRSGVAIYGFGGFGTDAFYNGENLPTSITPVNNVADNYSLNQNYPNPFNPSTSINFSVPKSTNVKLVVYDMLGKEVATLVNQQLTPGSYNIDFNGTKLSSGVYFYKLITSEFTDIKKMMLVK from the coding sequence ATGAAAACCTTTCCATTTGTTATCTTACTACTTTTTTCTTTTTTCCTTTCACAAAATGCTTTTCCGCAGTCGGATATGAATCAGAATAGCATTATTCTTTCGGATATGAAAAAGAATGCCCATTCTGAAGAACTGGCTCGCGAAAATAGCGTTAAGGTTGAAAGGAATATTCCACAGTCTTTACTGGACCAGATCGAAACTGCAAAACAAAATGATGATTACGATGAGGTTCAGAGACTCGAAGGTATAGTTAATGATCAGTACAGAGACGGTATTAAAGTCGTTAATTCCGGTGATTATGTAAATGAAGATCAACCGGTTTATTCTGACGGAAGCAATCCGCCTTTCAACGGTGACTGGCTTGGAACAGATGTTACACTGAGAACCTTCACCGGTCAAAACAATAGTCCGAGAACTATGGATATGGTTATGGCTGAAGACGGAAATCTATATGTTGCCTTTTGTACTGATGAAAGTCCAAACAGGTTTATAAGATTTTACCGCTCCTCAAACAGTGGTGGCTCATGGACACTGGTGGGTGGTTTACAGACCACGGGATACATTTCTTCTATTTCCATGGTATGTGACCGCAGATCGGCCTCAGATAACGATTCTTTGAGGATCATTTGTTATTATACTAGAGCATCTGCTACAACTAACGACGGAGCTGTTCTTGCGTTTGTTTCTTTAAAACCAAATGCATCATCACCGGATTACATAATACAGACTATCTCTACACCTGCCTCAGGAAATGAGTTCAACTATTGTTCGGCATTTAGTGATGGTCAGTATTTCTCTACTGCTACATATCAAGGCGTTGTAGCCGGTGAGTATAATAATGCAAACGATGATCTTATTTCATTCCATTACCTGAGAACAACTAACTGGGGCACTTCGCATACTGAAGTATCATTCCTCGGCGGTAATGATGATTTTTACCCTTTTGCTCAGTTTGTTGGAACTACTTCTGATTCTGTCTTCATTGCAGTTGAGAGAAGATTTACAGGCTTTAATGAGATTAGGCTAATAAAGACACCGTTTGTTCCTACAGCCGCAACAAACACGGACTTCCTTACTTCCGGAGGTTCAGGCGTATTTTATGAAAAACCTGTACTGAACGTTCAGCAAACAGCACAGACTATTACCCATAGAATGATGATAACGGTGATAAAAGACGATGTTGCCAAATATCTTAATTCAGCTAACGGAGGAAGCTCGTGGGGTCTGGACTTTACATTGGATCAGACAAATAGCGTTTCCTGTTCTTACACATGGTGTGCTTCGGATACTAACCAGACTACAGGTTATTTCTGTGCGATCTGGAGAAAAGGAAGCGGTGACTCCATTAATGTAAGAAGAGGACAAAGCGGAAGCCTTGGCTCGACGGATTATGATGTAATGAGCAATACTGCAACTGGAACGGCTTTCCCTGTATGCGCGGTTTACCATAATAGCGACTATTCCGTAAAAAGAAGCGGTGTTGCAATTTACGGATTTGGTGGCTTCGGTACCGATGCATTCTATAATGGTGAAAATCTGCCCACAAGCATAACACCTGTTAATAACGTTGCGGACAATTACTCACTGAACCAGAACTATCCTAATCCATTCAATCCATCGACAAGCATAAACTTTAGCGTTCCAAAGAGCACTAACGTGAAGCTCGTTGTTTATGATATGCTTGGTAAGGAAGTTGCAACTCTGGTAAATCAGCAATTGACACCTGGTTCATATAATATTGACTTTAACGGTACTAAGCTGTCATCGGGTGTTTATTTCTACAAACTCATAACAAGTGAGTTCACGGATATTAAAAAGATGATGTTGGTGAAATAA
- a CDS encoding RNA methyltransferase has product MRKLSHPEIKAERKDIEKIHEYNRNPIYVLCDNIRSIFNVGSVFRTSDGAFIEKVYLCGYTPYPPRKEIEKVALGATNSVPWEYHKDAIEVVKDLKKKGIKIAVLEITTEKNYYWNLTKADFPICLIIGNEISGVSKELIDEADISFEIPMMGMKQSLNVSVAYGIAVYEMMRKLNFE; this is encoded by the coding sequence ATGAGAAAACTTTCCCATCCTGAAATAAAAGCCGAGCGTAAGGACATAGAAAAGATCCATGAGTATAATCGGAATCCAATATACGTCCTTTGTGATAATATAAGAAGCATTTTTAACGTAGGATCAGTATTCAGGACATCCGACGGCGCGTTTATAGAAAAGGTATATCTATGCGGATATACCCCATATCCTCCGAGAAAGGAGATAGAAAAAGTGGCACTTGGGGCAACAAACAGCGTTCCCTGGGAATATCATAAAGACGCAATTGAAGTAGTGAAGGATCTCAAAAAGAAGGGTATAAAGATAGCGGTACTGGAGATAACCACAGAGAAGAATTATTACTGGAATCTGACCAAGGCTGACTTCCCTATTTGCTTGATAATAGGAAACGAAATAAGCGGTGTATCGAAAGAATTGATAGATGAGGCTGACATCTCATTCGAAATACCCATGATGGGGATGAAACAGTCTCTGAACGTATCTGTAGCGTACGGTATTGCGGTATATGAAATGATGAGGAAGTTAAATTTTGAATAA
- a CDS encoding DEAD/DEAH box helicase, with amino-acid sequence MDLREEVINFFKEGGILSQKFENYEYRKSQEDMALAILDSLENKNHIFVEAPTGVGKSFAYLVPAILFAKKYQRKAVISTHTINLQEQLIYKDIPFLHEVMPVEFKASLMKGKANYICPKRLRRANDSSNTLFESDEQIFLDRLNLWVNQTNDGTRSDIAFPILENVWSDVCAERGVCSTKTCGVKDTECFFQKAKLELADSDVIIVNHHLFFTLFDGILDENSEGYLYKNDFLIFDEAHTLEAIAADHLYPRLTREMLRYNLLKLYNEKKRKGFLLAFPSLHIFPIIHNLLELNQDFFSGLKEKLFHMSGGRMERLAERVYEPHVTENILDGELTHLLDSLRKLRQNCRDEWMENELNEYILRFSQFRYLIADFIEMRKNEERKDEFVYWVEIASQRPDANISICSSPIDLSDFFRENIFRADHTAVFTSATLTIDNRFIYFKKRFGGEIARELKLPSQFDFASQVKMYIPRNIPAPSKENNELYQQALTDNIEHYINLTGGKALVLFTNSYLMRKTADTIRERLNGDGMDILIQGEGMSRRHLLDEFKNNIDSVLFGLDSFWLGVDVPGEALSNLIITKLPFQVPDHPVIKAKMEFIDSRGGNSFMEYSLPEAILKFRQGIGRLIRSKEDRGIVVILDSRILSKFYGKYFLNSIDECEIIYPDQFSQ; translated from the coding sequence ATGGATCTTAGAGAAGAGGTTATTAATTTTTTTAAAGAAGGCGGTATCCTTTCGCAGAAGTTTGAGAATTATGAATACCGAAAGTCTCAAGAGGATATGGCGCTTGCAATACTTGACTCACTTGAGAATAAGAACCATATCTTTGTTGAGGCGCCAACCGGCGTCGGCAAAAGTTTTGCTTACCTCGTTCCAGCGATCCTGTTTGCCAAAAAATACCAGCGTAAGGCGGTCATTTCAACCCATACAATAAATCTCCAGGAACAGCTCATATATAAAGATATTCCATTCCTCCATGAGGTTATGCCCGTGGAGTTTAAAGCCAGCCTTATGAAGGGAAAGGCTAACTACATCTGTCCCAAAAGACTGCGTCGGGCTAACGACTCATCGAATACACTTTTTGAAAGTGATGAACAGATATTCCTCGACCGCCTCAATCTATGGGTAAATCAAACGAATGATGGTACCCGGTCAGATATTGCTTTTCCGATATTAGAGAATGTGTGGAGCGATGTCTGTGCCGAAAGGGGAGTTTGCAGTACAAAGACATGCGGTGTTAAAGACACAGAATGTTTTTTCCAAAAAGCGAAATTGGAGCTCGCCGATTCGGACGTCATAATCGTAAACCATCACCTGTTCTTTACACTGTTCGACGGCATACTTGATGAAAATTCGGAAGGCTATCTATATAAGAATGATTTTCTGATCTTCGATGAAGCGCACACACTTGAAGCTATTGCTGCGGATCACCTTTATCCGAGGCTTACCCGTGAGATGCTGAGATACAATTTGCTAAAACTATACAACGAAAAGAAACGCAAGGGATTCTTGCTCGCCTTTCCTTCCCTGCACATTTTTCCCATAATTCACAATCTTCTCGAGCTAAACCAGGACTTCTTCTCCGGCTTAAAAGAAAAGCTCTTTCACATGTCCGGAGGCAGGATGGAGCGCCTCGCTGAGCGTGTTTACGAGCCTCACGTCACGGAAAACATCCTCGACGGAGAACTTACACATCTGCTTGACTCCCTGCGAAAACTCCGCCAGAATTGCAGGGACGAATGGATGGAAAATGAACTCAACGAGTATATACTTAGGTTCAGCCAGTTCCGCTACCTTATAGCCGATTTCATCGAGATGCGCAAAAACGAGGAACGGAAGGACGAATTCGTCTACTGGGTGGAGATCGCGTCCCAGCGACCCGACGCGAATATTTCCATCTGCTCCTCCCCGATAGACCTGTCCGACTTTTTTCGCGAGAATATCTTCCGCGCGGACCATACCGCTGTCTTTACGAGCGCCACGCTCACCATAGACAATAGGTTCATCTATTTCAAAAAGCGCTTCGGCGGAGAGATCGCCCGCGAACTAAAGCTCCCGTCGCAGTTCGATTTCGCGTCCCAGGTCAAAATGTACATCCCGCGAAATATCCCCGCCCCGTCCAAAGAAAACAATGAACTCTACCAGCAGGCGCTCACAGACAATATCGAGCACTATATAAATCTCACTGGCGGTAAAGCCCTCGTACTTTTTACTAACTCCTACCTCATGCGCAAAACCGCCGATACCATTCGCGAGAGGCTGAATGGTGATGGAATGGATATACTAATACAGGGTGAAGGAATGTCGCGCCGGCATCTGCTCGACGAATTCAAGAATAACATCGATTCCGTTCTATTCGGGCTGGACAGCTTCTGGCTTGGTGTGGACGTGCCGGGGGAAGCCCTAAGCAATCTCATCATCACTAAGCTCCCATTCCAGGTTCCTGATCATCCTGTTATTAAAGCAAAAATGGAGTTCATTGATTCTCGGGGTGGTAATAGCTTCATGGAATACTCATTGCCCGAGGCTATACTAAAATTCCGGCAGGGGATTGGCAGGCTTATTAGAAGCAAAGAGGACAGGGGGATCGTCGTGATACTTGACTCCCGCATACTATCTAAATTTTACGGTAAATACTTTTTGAATTCGATCGATGAATGCGAAATTATCTATCCGGATCAGTTTTCCCAGTAG
- the rsmB gene encoding 16S rRNA (cytosine(967)-C(5))-methyltransferase RsmB, with protein sequence MENKENLKENIKEPVSKKPDTNYKTLFSDARSCTVKILCRCERTDSYLDKLIDAEIKKNVLNDFDKSLLNEMAHGVIRWKRRLDWFLNGFYRGQYEKTLPEVKNALRVALYQILFLNKIPYSAAVNEAVEFIKKIHGDKHAAVVNGLLRTIIRTLDSLVWPTREIDEVNYLGIIQSHPNWMVRRWINRFGFDDAEKLCEANNRRPFLSLRANSLMITPDELAEHLKSRKINYRVSEHLDGYFSIKIMSKIYADEFFKKGYFSVQDVSAGFMARLLSPGENDYILDACAAPGGKTSQMAELMNNKGNILAVDKYLSRVETMNENLKRLGIENTKTLHDDINDSQSPELSEEMVGKFDKILLDVPCSGLGVLSKKPDIKWKRELEDIKKLQILQAEILENTVKYLKPGGVLVYSTCTTENEENADIVNAFLENHPEFKIDNAKNYVPENVVNEQGFIETFPHIHGIDGAFGARLIKTS encoded by the coding sequence ATGGAAAATAAAGAGAATTTAAAGGAAAATATTAAAGAGCCGGTAAGCAAAAAGCCCGATACCAATTATAAAACGCTTTTTTCTGACGCAAGGTCATGTACTGTTAAAATACTCTGCCGCTGTGAAAGGACAGATTCCTATCTGGATAAGCTCATAGATGCCGAAATAAAGAAGAATGTGCTCAATGACTTCGATAAATCGCTTTTGAATGAGATGGCTCATGGTGTTATTCGCTGGAAAAGACGTCTCGACTGGTTCCTTAATGGATTTTACAGAGGCCAATACGAAAAGACCCTTCCTGAGGTCAAAAATGCCCTGAGAGTAGCGCTTTACCAGATACTATTCCTGAATAAGATCCCATATTCTGCCGCTGTAAATGAGGCGGTCGAATTCATAAAAAAAATTCACGGTGATAAACATGCCGCGGTTGTAAACGGGCTGTTAAGAACCATAATCAGGACTCTGGACAGTCTCGTATGGCCGACCAGAGAGATAGATGAGGTGAATTACCTTGGAATTATACAGTCACATCCTAACTGGATGGTGAGGCGCTGGATAAACAGGTTTGGATTCGACGATGCCGAGAAGCTTTGTGAAGCCAATAACAGGCGTCCGTTCCTGAGCCTGCGTGCGAATTCTCTGATGATAACGCCGGATGAACTCGCTGAGCATCTGAAATCCAGGAAGATTAACTACAGAGTATCGGAGCATCTCGACGGTTACTTTAGCATAAAGATAATGTCAAAGATATATGCTGATGAATTCTTCAAAAAAGGCTACTTCTCTGTGCAGGATGTAAGCGCTGGTTTTATGGCGCGTCTTCTTAGCCCAGGGGAAAACGACTATATACTTGATGCGTGTGCCGCTCCCGGTGGGAAGACTTCGCAGATGGCTGAGCTCATGAATAATAAGGGCAATATTCTTGCTGTGGATAAATATCTTTCCAGGGTGGAGACTATGAACGAAAATCTTAAAAGGCTGGGCATTGAGAATACTAAAACTCTGCATGATGACATAAATGATTCACAGAGTCCTGAGTTAAGCGAGGAGATGGTTGGGAAATTTGATAAGATACTCCTTGATGTTCCGTGTTCCGGGCTTGGTGTATTATCCAAAAAGCCTGATATAAAATGGAAGAGGGAACTCGAAGATATTAAAAAACTTCAGATCCTCCAGGCTGAGATACTGGAAAACACAGTAAAATACTTAAAGCCGGGTGGAGTGCTCGTTTATAGCACCTGTACCACGGAGAATGAAGAAAATGCCGACATTGTAAATGCTTTTCTGGAAAATCATCCTGAATTTAAGATCGATAATGCTAAAAATTATGTACCTGAGAATGTTGTTAATGAGCAGGGATTTATTGAGACCTTTCCGCACATCCACGGAATTGACGGAGCATTTGGAGCAAGATTAATAAAAACTTCATAA
- a CDS encoding PhoH family protein: protein MDTSEKTIPLTGIDLLNFTGLNDEKLNLLKDYFDSVVVLRGDNVILKGDEKELETIEKVINELIFLQKRQGSISVDDVKLVLDLVDQKDGDKPGKSLPKSEEISNIILFRKDDYIKPRTKTQIEYAQKVKENDIVFAIGPAGTGKTYLAVAFAVAELKNKTVKKIVLTRPAVEAGESLGFLPGDLSEKVDPYLRPLYDALDEMLPFEKLKSYLERNIVEVIPLAYMRGRTLNNAFVILDEAQNTSDTQMKMFLTRLGANSKAIVTGDVTQIDLPKKDISGLVQIQEVLKDIEGISFVRFEKSDVVRHRLVKDIIEAYEKYQSR, encoded by the coding sequence TTGGATACATCAGAAAAGACCATTCCTCTAACAGGTATCGACCTATTAAACTTCACCGGACTTAACGACGAAAAGCTAAACCTTCTCAAAGATTACTTTGACTCAGTGGTCGTATTGAGAGGCGATAACGTCATTTTAAAAGGCGACGAGAAGGAGCTGGAAACAATAGAGAAGGTAATAAACGAGCTTATCTTCCTTCAGAAGAGGCAGGGATCCATCTCGGTGGATGACGTGAAGCTGGTACTGGACCTCGTAGATCAAAAGGACGGAGATAAACCGGGCAAGAGCCTTCCTAAAAGCGAAGAGATAAGCAACATAATCCTATTCCGTAAGGATGACTATATAAAGCCCCGTACGAAGACACAGATAGAGTACGCCCAGAAGGTCAAGGAAAACGACATAGTATTCGCAATAGGTCCAGCCGGTACGGGAAAGACATACCTTGCGGTTGCCTTTGCGGTAGCGGAGCTAAAGAATAAGACGGTAAAGAAGATAGTTCTCACACGTCCAGCTGTGGAAGCGGGTGAGAGCCTGGGGTTTCTGCCGGGAGATCTTTCGGAGAAGGTCGATCCATACCTGAGACCTCTATATGATGCCCTGGATGAGATGCTTCCATTCGAGAAACTGAAGAGTTACCTGGAGAGAAACATAGTAGAAGTCATTCCGCTGGCCTACATGCGCGGAAGGACACTTAATAATGCTTTCGTAATACTGGACGAAGCGCAGAACACATCCGACACTCAGATGAAGATGTTCCTGACCAGACTGGGAGCAAATTCAAAAGCCATCGTAACAGGGGATGTCACACAGATAGACCTTCCTAAAAAGGATATATCGGGATTAGTTCAGATACAGGAAGTTTTGAAAGATATCGAAGGGATATCGTTTGTGAGATTTGAGAAGTCCGACGTAGTAAGACACCGTTTGGTGAAAGATATAATAGAAGCATACGAAAAATACCAATCACGCTAG
- a CDS encoding LysM peptidoglycan-binding domain-containing protein yields MKFYKLAILFLAFSLTTSVSSVLAQDDDDDDDDGMEEMDEEEWQRQMDELTTRKNDLMSQLNSLNSDVDALKQMNKNKDGELEKAENDLYASVGATKSQVADYRRKFEALEKKINSKSGSKEDAEKEFAEIEASKIRCLPEFWDRYQAMKKKLADWNVGPSGYTVVKGDCLWKIAGMKQHYGNPRLWPAIWEANRDGVVSAPARTPKTIPNPNLIYPGQVLRIPTMTEELKKKTLSTSWRKYYKPKTRMKKTTTPKDDMKKDEKK; encoded by the coding sequence ATGAAATTCTATAAACTAGCAATATTGTTTTTAGCTTTCTCCTTGACGACTTCAGTTTCATCAGTGCTTGCACAGGACGACGACGATGATGATGATGATGGTATGGAAGAAATGGACGAAGAAGAGTGGCAAAGACAAATGGATGAACTGACCACAAGGAAGAACGATTTAATGAGCCAATTAAACTCATTAAATTCAGACGTTGATGCTCTTAAGCAAATGAATAAGAACAAAGACGGCGAATTAGAAAAAGCAGAGAACGATCTATACGCTTCAGTAGGCGCTACAAAGTCACAAGTAGCTGACTACAGAAGGAAGTTCGAAGCTCTTGAAAAGAAGATCAACAGCAAATCAGGATCAAAAGAAGATGCTGAAAAAGAATTCGCTGAGATCGAAGCTTCAAAGATCAGATGCTTACCAGAATTCTGGGACAGGTATCAAGCAATGAAGAAGAAACTTGCTGACTGGAACGTAGGTCCTTCCGGTTACACAGTAGTAAAAGGTGACTGCCTCTGGAAAATTGCCGGTATGAAGCAACACTATGGCAACCCAAGACTATGGCCTGCAATCTGGGAAGCTAACAGAGACGGTGTAGTAAGCGCTCCTGCAAGGACACCTAAGACTATCCCGAATCCGAACTTAATCTATCCGGGTCAAGTACTTAGAATCCCAACAATGACTGAAGAGCTTAAGAAAAAGACTCTCAGCACCAGCTGGAGAAAGTACTACAAGCCTAAAACAAGAATGAAAAAGACTACTACTCCAAAAGACGATATGAAGAAAGACGAGAAGAAGTAA
- a CDS encoding LysM peptidoglycan-binding domain-containing protein: MKFYKLAILFLAFSLTTSVSSVLAQDDDDDDDDMEEMDEEEWQRQMDELTTRKNDLMSQLNSLNTDVDALKKMNKDKDGELEKAENDLYASVGATKSQVADYRRKFEALEKKINSKSGSKEDAEKEFAEIEASKIRCLPEFWDRYQAMKKKLADWGGASTYTVVKGDCLSKIAGMKNIYDNWKLWPALWEANKNGVVSAPARTPKTIPNPNLIYPGQVLKVPSLTQQMRDDAMKNSDSWRKYRRGRTKMRMMKPKTTTNDMKKDEKK; the protein is encoded by the coding sequence ATGAAATTCTATAAACTAGCAATATTGTTTTTAGCTTTCTCCTTGACGACTTCAGTTTCATCAGTGCTTGCACAGGACGACGACGATGATGATGACGATATGGAAGAAATGGATGAGGAAGAGTGGCAAAGACAAATGGATGAACTGACCACAAGGAAGAACGATCTAATGAGCCAATTAAACTCATTAAACACGGACGTCGATGCCCTTAAGAAAATGAACAAGGACAAAGACGGTGAGTTAGAAAAAGCAGAGAACGATCTATACGCTTCAGTAGGCGCTACAAAGTCACAAGTAGCTGACTACAGAAGGAAGTTCGAAGCTCTTGAAAAGAAGATCAACAGCAAATCAGGATCAAAAGAAGATGCTGAAAAAGAATTCGCTGAGATCGAAGCTTCAAAGATCAGATGCTTACCCGAATTCTGGGACAGGTATCAAGCAATGAAGAAGAAACTTGCCGACTGGGGCGGAGCTTCAACATACACAGTTGTAAAAGGTGACTGCCTATCAAAGATCGCAGGCATGAAGAACATCTATGACAACTGGAAACTATGGCCTGCACTTTGGGAAGCCAACAAGAATGGAGTAGTAAGCGCACCAGCAAGAACTCCAAAGACTATCCCGAATCCAAACTTAATTTATCCGGGTCAAGTTCTTAAAGTTCCTTCTCTAACACAACAAATGAGAGACGATGCAATGAAGAACAGCGACAGCTGGAGAAAATACAGAAGAGGACGCACGAAAATGAGAATGATGAAGCCAAAGACAACAACAAACGACATGAAGAAGGACGAAAAGAAATAA